CGAACGTGGTGGTGTTCTTCGAATTTGGACTTGAGACCGCGCAGGATAAGGATGGTCTGTTCAACCGTCGGCTCGCTGACGTCGATTTTCTGAAAGCGACGCGACAGCGCGTGATCTTTTTCGAAAATACCGCGATATTCCTTGTAGGTGGTCGCCCCCATGCAACGCAGCGCGCCCGAAGACAACGCCGGTTTAAGCAGGTTGGAAGCGTCCATGGTGCCGCCTGAGGCAGAACCGGCACCAATCAATGTGTGAATTTCGTCGATAAACAAGACCGCATCGGGCTGGCTGGCCAGTTGTTTGAGCACGGCTTTCAGACGCTGCTCGAAGTCGCCCCGGTATTTGGTGCCGGCCAGCAATGAACCCATGTCCAGTGCATAGACGCGGGCCTTGGACAGAATGTCAGGCACATTGCCCGTTGAGATACGCAGCGCGAGGCCTTCGGCAATCGCGGTTTTGCCTACGCCCGCCTCTCCGACCAGCAGGGGGTTGTTCTTGCGGCGCCGGCACAGAATTTGCACCACCCGCTCGATTTCACTGTCCCGCCCGATCAGCGGATCAATTTTGCCAGCCTTGGCCAGCGCATTCAAATCGGAAGCATACAGTGCGAGCGGCGATTTGTTCTCTTCGGATTCGCCGGCTTGCGGCTCGGCAGGCGCAGCACTTTCGTCTGGCGATGGCGCAGCAGACTTGGTGATACCGTGGGAGATATAGTTGACCACGTCCAGGCGTGTCACGTTCTGCTCTTGCAGATAGAACACGGCATGGGAATCTTTTTCACTGAAAATGGCAACCAGCACGTTGGCGCCGGTGGCCGGGCTTTTCGCATTGCCATTGGAGGAGACATGCATGATGGCCCGCTGGATAACGCGCTGAAAACCCAGGGTTGGCTGCGTATCTACTTCATCGGAGCCGCCCACGATCGGCGTATTGGCGTCAATAAAGGCGCGCAGCTTGCTGCGCAACTGTTCGATATCGGCGTCGCACGCGGCCAGTACCTCTCTGGCGGCCGCATTGTCCAGCAGTACCAGCAACAGGTGTTCGACGGTAATAAATTCGTGGCGTGCCGAACGCGCATCCACAAATGCCATATGAAGTGTCACTTCGAGTTCTTGAGAAATCACAATTTCCTCCGTCTAAACAACTGCCCTGGAAATGCCAGGACCATTACAAATCCACGGGTTCCATCACGCACTGCAAAGGGTGCTGATGAGAACGCGCGTACTGCGCAACCGTTGCCACCTTGGTGGCGGCAATATCTCTGGTATAAACGCCACACACTCCCTTGCCATCATGATGTACTTTTAACATGATCACCGTGGCTTCTTCTTCTGTTTTCGAAAAAATCTTTTGTAAAACCGAAACCACGAAGTCCATCGGGGTGTAA
Above is a window of Advenella kashmirensis WT001 DNA encoding:
- the clpA gene encoding ATP-dependent Clp protease ATP-binding subunit ClpA; protein product: MISQELEVTLHMAFVDARSARHEFITVEHLLLVLLDNAAAREVLAACDADIEQLRSKLRAFIDANTPIVGGSDEVDTQPTLGFQRVIQRAIMHVSSNGNAKSPATGANVLVAIFSEKDSHAVFYLQEQNVTRLDVVNYISHGITKSAAPSPDESAAPAEPQAGESEENKSPLALYASDLNALAKAGKIDPLIGRDSEIERVVQILCRRRKNNPLLVGEAGVGKTAIAEGLALRISTGNVPDILSKARVYALDMGSLLAGTKYRGDFEQRLKAVLKQLASQPDAVLFIDEIHTLIGAGSASGGTMDASNLLKPALSSGALRCMGATTYKEYRGIFEKDHALSRRFQKIDVSEPTVEQTILILRGLKSKFEEHHHVRYSAAAITAAAELSAKHINDRHLPDKAIDVLDESGAAQRLLPKSRQKKVIGKAEIENVVSKMARIPPQSVSTDDRNKLATLDRDLKTVVFGQDAAITALASAIKMSRSGLGKPDKPIGSFLFSGPTGVGKTEVAKQLAFILGVELIRFDMSEYMERHAVSRLIGAPPGYVGFDQGGLLTEAVNKQPHSVLLLDEIEKAHPDIFNILLQVMDHGVLTDNNGRKSDFRNVVIIMTTNAGAELLNRRSIGFADSRQSGDEMAEIKRMFSPEFRNRLDAIIPFASLSEDIIMRVVDKFLIELEHQLQAKRVEATFTDGLRQHLAKKGFDPLMGARPCNG
- the clpS gene encoding ATP-dependent Clp protease adapter ClpS: MAQQSGIVTEAQKAKLAPPPMYQVLLLNDDYTPMDFVVSVLQKIFSKTEEEATVIMLKVHHDGKGVCGVYTRDIAATKVATVAQYARSHQHPLQCVMEPVDL